From Vibrio aerogenes, a single genomic window includes:
- a CDS encoding ABC transporter permease gives MSAFAFFGALEIGLIYGLVALGVYLTFRVLDFPDLSVDGSFPMGAAVAATAIVAGINPWVATLLAMVAGAMTGWVTAFLTVRCGILNLLASILTMIAAFSINIRIMGRPNIALIGEDTILTPFESLGDSMYIRPLVVGVLVLLSALFVIRLLNSDFGLGLRATGVNARMVAAQGGSTAFYTYFGLALSNGFVGFAGALFAQTNSFADVTSGVGTIVVGLAAVILGQTLIPGRKIWVAVVAVILGSVLYRLAVAFALSSGMFGLQASDLNLVTAVLVAIALIMPRMKKNMKKKHSQPAKTAESDNSKSGGKA, from the coding sequence ATGTCTGCTTTTGCTTTTTTTGGTGCACTGGAAATCGGGCTGATTTATGGTCTGGTCGCTTTGGGTGTGTATTTAACTTTCCGTGTCCTTGATTTTCCTGATTTAAGTGTGGATGGCAGTTTTCCGATGGGCGCTGCTGTGGCTGCAACGGCAATCGTTGCCGGTATTAATCCGTGGGTTGCGACGCTTTTAGCAATGGTGGCCGGCGCAATGACTGGCTGGGTAACAGCGTTTCTGACTGTGCGTTGTGGTATTTTGAATCTTTTGGCTTCAATATTAACCATGATCGCTGCATTTTCTATTAATATTCGCATCATGGGCAGACCCAATATAGCCCTGATTGGTGAAGACACGATCCTGACCCCTTTTGAATCTTTAGGCGATTCAATGTATATCCGTCCTCTGGTTGTGGGTGTACTTGTGCTGCTTTCTGCTCTGTTTGTCATTCGCTTACTGAACAGTGACTTCGGACTTGGTTTACGTGCGACTGGTGTCAATGCCCGAATGGTTGCCGCTCAGGGAGGCAGTACCGCATTTTATACGTATTTTGGTCTGGCACTTTCGAATGGGTTTGTTGGTTTCGCAGGCGCATTGTTTGCGCAGACAAACAGTTTTGCCGATGTCACTTCCGGTGTCGGAACGATTGTTGTGGGACTGGCTGCGGTTATTTTGGGTCAAACCCTGATCCCGGGCCGGAAAATATGGGTCGCGGTTGTCGCGGTGATTCTTGGGTCAGTACTCTATCGTCTTGCAGTTGCATTTGCCCTGAGCTCCGGCATGTTCGGGCTGCAGGCTTCCGATTTGAACCTTGTTACTGCGGTTTTGGTTGCGATTGCGTTGATTATGCCGCGTATGAAAAAAAATATGAAAAAGAAACATTCGCAGCCGGCTAAAACTGCTGAGAGTGATAACAGTAAATCCGGAGGTAAAGCATGA